From Gracilimonas sp.:
AATCCACTCCACAAACCGAAAACCATGCTACCGCTTCTGAACACGGCTCAGACGAAGCCCAACATACGGAGGCAGAAGGCGAGCGATCGGCAGAAGAAGGTGAACATTCAGGTGAAGTCCATTTATCACAGGAGCAATTAGCTTCTCTAAACATCAACGTAGATACCCTGAAAGCCGGAAGTGCAAGCTCCGTAATTCAACGGCCTGCCAGTGTGATGTACGATATGGATCGCATTGCAAAAGTGGGTCCGCGTATTGAGGCCAAAGTGGTTAAAGTGCTTAAAGATTTGGGGGATTACGTGGAAGAAGGCGAGCCCATTGCACAAATGAGCAGCGTTGGACTTGGCAAGATCAAAGCCGATTACATTCGTCTCAGAGCGGCCATGAAGAAGGAGGAAGCCCACTTTAAGCGTGAGCAAAATTTGTATGAACAGGATATCTCCAGTCAGGCTGAGCTGTTGCAGGCCGAATTGGAATATGAACAAGCGAAAGCAGAGCTTGATGCCGCCTCTGAAGCGTTGCGTTTATACGGATTATCCCATAATGATATCCAAAATATTAAGGCCGGAAGTGAGATTCCGCTTTCTTATTTCTACCTGAGCAGTCCCTTGAGTGGTACCATTCAGGAGCGAGACCTTTCTCCCGGACAGACTATAAGCCCCAGTGAAACGCCGGTTCATGTAGCCGACTTGTCTAAGGTTTGGGTGATGATAGACGGATATGAGCAAGATATTCGCTATCTGGAAACCGGACAGGGTGTTGAGCTTTCCATACGAAGCACTCCTGGAACCACCTTTGAGGGAACGACCGACTGGATCTCGTACGAGCTCGAAAAAGAAACTCGAACCATGCCCGTACGTGCGCTTTTTGATAATCCTGAAGGCCAGCTCCGTGCCGGTATGTTTGGCACCGCTCGCATTTACACCAATTCAAAGGAAACCGCTGCCCTCATTCCTGTGGACGCCGTTCAGCAAATCGAAGGCACTGACCGTGTATTTGTGCCTGGTGAAGAGCCCGGAAGTTTCCGTCCGGTTGTCGTTACACTTGGAAATGAACGAGACGGTTTTGTTGAGGTGATCTCTGGCTTAGATCCGGGACAAACAGCTGTTGTTTCCGGGGCTTTTGACCTGAAATCAGCTCTTACCGCCGCAACCCGGAGTGCAGATCATGGCCACTAATGCAGATCGGCTCAACAAAATTATCACCCTGAATATTTGACCTATGCTTGAACAAATAATTGATAAAGTATTAAAGAACCGGCTAACCATCTTTATTTTGGTAGCCGCGGTAGCGCTCTATGGCTACTTTTCATTTCGGGATGTACCCATAGATTCCTTTCCCGACGTATCACCCACACTCGTGCAGGTGTTTACTTCCAGTCCGGGTCTTTCTCCGGTAGATGTGGAAACTCAAATAAGTTATCCCATTGAGATCTCCATGTATGGTTTGCCGAAACTGGACCGGGTGCAAAGCACCTCCATTTTCGGGCTTTCCAGAGTGAATATTTACTTTGAGGAAGGAACTGATATTTACTTTGCCCGGCGACTGGTCAACGAACGACTGTCGCAGGCCAAAAACGAGATACCGGACGGACTTGGTGAACCCCAACTTGGCCCTATCACCACCGGCCTTGGAACGGTGTTGATGTATGAGGTCAAGAATAAAGAAGGCTACGATCACTCCCTGATGGATATCCGTACCGCTCAGGACTGGATCGTAAAACCGCAACTGCGAACAGTGCCCGGCGTAACCGGCGTGCTGTCGATTGGCGGGGATGTTCGTCAATTCCAGGTCAAAACCGATATGAATGCCCTGGTTTCCCGAGGACTTACCCTTGAAGATCTCGAAGGTGCCCTCAATAAAAACAACCGCACGGTAGGCGCTTCTTTTCTGGAACGCGGAGGAGAAGAATATCTGGTGCGCGGTTATGGCTGGATTCAACCCGACGAAGAAGGTCTCAATGACCTTGAGAATATAATCGTATCCAATGAAAACGGCACTCCGGTGTATGTGAAAGATGTAGCTGAAGTGGCATTTGGCTCGGAAATCAAGCGGGGAACACTGGTTGCTAACGGGGAAGAATCGGTGGGCGGTTTTGTGTTGAAACTCATCGGAACCAACACGCAGGACTTGCTGGCCGAAATGGATAACAAAGTGGATGCCATTAATAGCGCCCTCCCCGAAGGGATGGTCATGGAAACCTTTTATTCTCAAGGTGAACTCGTAGAAAAAGCCGTGGGTACAGTTACCAATGCCCTCTACATCGGGGCCATTCTGGTGCTCATCGTGCTGTACTTTTTTATGGGTGATATCCGATCCACACTGATTATTATTTCCACAGTCCCCATTGCTTTTCTGATTGCATTCATTGGCATGAAATGGCTGGGAATATCGGCTAACCTGATGAGTCTCGGTGGGCTGGCGATCAGCATCGGGATGATCGGTGATAGTGCCACGGTAATTGTGGAAAACACGTACAGGCTGCTTGAGGAGCGAAAAGAAGGAAATGTGTCCCTAACACGGATTGTGAGTGAAGCCGCGCGTGAAGTCATTCGACCGGTCTTTTTCGCTACCAGCATTATCATCATTGTATTTCTGCCACTCTTCTCGCTTGAAGGTGTGGAAGGAAAGATGTTCAAACCGCTGGCTTATACCATTACCTTTGCGCTGTTCGGAGCCATCTTTTTAGCGCTGACGTACATTCCTATTATCTCCAGCTTCATCCTTCCCGAAAAAGGCATGGACAAGGAACCCTGGTTGGTACGTACGCTCAAAAAATGGAGTGAACCGTTGATCGAGAAGACCTCCAAATATCCTAAAATGGTATTTGGTGCCGCTCTTGTTCTCTTTGCCGGAAGCATGGCCATCTTTCCGTTTTTAGGAACCGAGTTTCAGCCCACTTTACGAGAAGGTACCTACGCCGTTCGTTCGGTATTACCACCGGGGGCCAATCTTCCAACCACTACCGAATACTCCAAGCGGCTTCAGGAATCGATGCTAACCTTTCCTGAAGTAGAAAGCGTCTATTCGCGTGTTGGTCGTGCTGAAGTTGGTGGAGATCCTGAGCCGGTGAACGTGGTCTTCAACGTGGTGAATTTGAAACCGTTGGACGCATGGGAATGGGGACGTGATTACGAAGAACTTCAGACCGCGATGGCAGAAAAACTATCCGAGGATCTACCCGGCGTTTCTTCCAATTTCTCCCAACCTATTCAGCTTCGTACTGATGAGCTGCTAAGCGGCGTTCGGGCCCAAGTGGTTGTGAGTTTATATGGCGATGACCTGGATGTGCTGGCTGAAAAAGCAGGTGAAATCCAGGCCATTGCTGAAGGTGTGGAAGGAGCCGTTGATGTCCGCGCCCAGCAACAAGGCGGCAAACCGCAAATCCTGGTTCGTCCGGATCGTGAGCAGTTGGCCCGGCTGGGAATTAGCATGGATGACTTCCTTAACACCGTAGAAACCGGGATCGGTGGATCGGTATCCGGGCAAGTCTTCGAAGGCATCCGACGCTTCGAT
This genomic window contains:
- a CDS encoding CusA/CzcA family heavy metal efflux RND transporter translates to MLEQIIDKVLKNRLTIFILVAAVALYGYFSFRDVPIDSFPDVSPTLVQVFTSSPGLSPVDVETQISYPIEISMYGLPKLDRVQSTSIFGLSRVNIYFEEGTDIYFARRLVNERLSQAKNEIPDGLGEPQLGPITTGLGTVLMYEVKNKEGYDHSLMDIRTAQDWIVKPQLRTVPGVTGVLSIGGDVRQFQVKTDMNALVSRGLTLEDLEGALNKNNRTVGASFLERGGEEYLVRGYGWIQPDEEGLNDLENIIVSNENGTPVYVKDVAEVAFGSEIKRGTLVANGEESVGGFVLKLIGTNTQDLLAEMDNKVDAINSALPEGMVMETFYSQGELVEKAVGTVTNALYIGAILVLIVLYFFMGDIRSTLIIISTVPIAFLIAFIGMKWLGISANLMSLGGLAISIGMIGDSATVIVENTYRLLEERKEGNVSLTRIVSEAAREVIRPVFFATSIIIIVFLPLFSLEGVEGKMFKPLAYTITFALFGAIFLALTYIPIISSFILPEKGMDKEPWLVRTLKKWSEPLIEKTSKYPKMVFGAALVLFAGSMAIFPFLGTEFQPTLREGTYAVRSVLPPGANLPTTTEYSKRLQESMLTFPEVESVYSRVGRAEVGGDPEPVNVVFNVVNLKPLDAWEWGRDYEELQTAMAEKLSEDLPGVSSNFSQPIQLRTDELLSGVRAQVVVSLYGDDLDVLAEKAGEIQAIAEGVEGAVDVRAQQQGGKPQILVRPDREQLARLGISMDDFLNTVETGIGGSVSGQVFEGIRRFDIFVRLQESQRTHIDQVRDLPIRTAKGALVPLSQIADVEVFTGPKQISRNKASRRTYVQLNVRGRDMGSVVSEIQQKVAEQVELPAGYFTEYGGQFENQQRAMARLYVVVPITLGLIFFMLFSTFSSWKYAVLIFLNIPFATIGGIVALWVSGLYLSVPAAVGFIAIFGIAVLNGVVLVSYINQLREEGLETHKAVVKAALLRLRPVLMTALTTGLGLIPLLLANDIGSNVQRPLAAVVVGGLVTSTLLTLVVLPTIYKWFAEPVEHVEL
- a CDS encoding efflux RND transporter periplasmic adaptor subunit, yielding MKIINVLLPVWMLLLSGVVISGCSSQNESTPQTENHATASEHGSDEAQHTEAEGERSAEEGEHSGEVHLSQEQLASLNINVDTLKAGSASSVIQRPASVMYDMDRIAKVGPRIEAKVVKVLKDLGDYVEEGEPIAQMSSVGLGKIKADYIRLRAAMKKEEAHFKREQNLYEQDISSQAELLQAELEYEQAKAELDAASEALRLYGLSHNDIQNIKAGSEIPLSYFYLSSPLSGTIQERDLSPGQTISPSETPVHVADLSKVWVMIDGYEQDIRYLETGQGVELSIRSTPGTTFEGTTDWISYELEKETRTMPVRALFDNPEGQLRAGMFGTARIYTNSKETAALIPVDAVQQIEGTDRVFVPGEEPGSFRPVVVTLGNERDGFVEVISGLDPGQTAVVSGAFDLKSALTAATRSADHGH